DNA from Vulpes vulpes isolate BD-2025 chromosome 9, VulVul3, whole genome shotgun sequence:
ACCCCTCCCCTAGTAACAGAAATGGCAAAACTCAATATACAGGAGCTGTGATGATTTTTACAGTGCTCGATTACTTGCAGGAATGTAAAGGCCGATGCTTAGAGGGGTGGGAAGAATGGATTCCCCTCTGTGTGCATTTTCTTGGAGAGTCCAGAGGCTTCCTTGTTGACCTTCCTTGTTGAGCCGGAAGTTCTGGTTGTAGGCACTCGGGAGGGACAGCAGCATATACAACCCCCGACGCTGCCCTGAGGATGTTATCTGGGCCATGCAGtcttcctccctgctccttctgcctctgggcTGATATTTGCATATCTGGCTGGCCGAGGCCCAACTCTGGAGGCTCAGAAGGGCACAGTGGGCCAGGAGGAGGGCTTCTGGCTCAGCCGTTCTGGGGGTGCTGATCTATTGGCAGGTGGCCTTGGTGCAAACGAGTTAGTCAATCACTTAGGCTGGCTTTTCCCTGGCTCTCTTGGGGCTCAGCTTTGGCCGGCAGGGGTTGGGCAAAAAGCTGACTAGGGGGTGTGACTTGGCCTGAGTATTTGTGGTGTCTCTGGACCACAGCTCCTAGCGACAGAGGCCTGGGGATAAGACGAGTTCAGCCCAGGGGCCCTAAGCCCCAGGTTTCCTGTATTGCCTGTTACTTCCAGGAAATTCTCAGGGGAAACACACAAAGTCTCACTGGCTCCTTCTGGGATGGGGCTGAAAGCTGCCAAAGACTCCTTTGGCGAGGTGGACTCTAGGATGGGGGAACAATACTGCTGAAGCCCCCCGACCTGGAGCAGACTTGAGATGGCTGCCTAAGTCTTCAGCCGTCTGCTACTGCTTCTCTTTGAGGACCCAGGCCTGGCTTGGAGCAGCTACTCCAGGAGGAGTCCTCCCCAGCCTCAGCCATTTTCCTGATGGCCTGAGGTGACAAGGAGGTATCAGGTGATGCCCCATCCTGGTCTGTTTGGCCAGGTTTCTAGCTCAGTTCTGTCTGAATCAAAGGCAGGTTCACATGTTCTGATCCCAGCCCCAGAAATCCACCCACGGAGAACAAGCGTCTACATGGCTGGCAGGCATGGTTCTAGCCCAGGGAAGCCCCAAGCACAGGGCCTgccacacagcaggcactcagtaACTGTTTGGGCCCCTTACTGTGTCTAGAGAGGTGATGTTGGGGGTGGCCTACGAGCCTTGAGGGCTGGACCTTGCTGACCTCTCTCAGGAGCATTAGAGATAATATAACCAAGCCCCTACTGTGCACCAGCCCTGGGCTGAGTtacaggtgacatctcattgaaTCCCCCCAGTCCCCTACAGACTGGGCAAACAAGTCTCAGCTGGATTGATACCCCGGTGGGTGTTTGGCTCGATAATCTTGCCTTTAATCCCTGCTGGTCtctccccaggctcctgggaccATGGGCCTCAGGCCCTGAGGACACTGGGCTCCTTGTGGCCATGACGACGGGTGACTGCTGTCACctccctggctccctgtgtgACTGCTCTGGCAGCCCCGTCTTCTCCAAGGTCGTGGAGGCCACTGGCCTCGGGCCACCCCAGTACGTGGCACAGGTGACTTCAAGGGATGGCCGGCTCCTCTCAACTGTCATCCGAGCCTTGGACACGTCAAGGTGAGTGGCGACCAAGCAGGTGTCTTTGCCTTCGCTCACTTTTGTCTCGGGGCCAAGTAATTGGTCAGCAATCCAATCATCTAGAGGGACCAGGTGGGCAAATAAACCCGAGAAAGGAGCCCTCATCATACCTGCCGGGCAGAAACAGAGGCCCTGGCTGGTCAGGTCTGGTTCTTCAGGAAAGCGGAAATTCCAGATTGGCAGGTGAAATCTGAAGATTAGGTGTTGGGCAGTAGCTCATATTTTGGAGAGGCATTATAAGGAAGTGGTTTGTAGTGCAGGCTATGGATTCACAGCCCCTGGGCTCAAATTCTGCCTCTGTGACCTGTGACAAGTTACTTTACCCTCGTCTCTCAGAGATGGGGACACCTTCCTCATTACACTGTTATGAGAGTACCTTGCCTTAGTCCACATATGGTGTCTGCCCTCGGGTTTGCCACcctatgtgcattttttttttttaagattttatttatttattcgtgagagacacagagagtcagagacacaggcagagggagaagcaggctccttagagggagaagcaggctccatgcagggagcccgatgtgggacgtgatcccgggactccaggatcacgccctgagccaaaggcagatgctcaactgctgagccacccaggcgtccctcacccTATgtgcatttgataaaatatttaagaccTGGTGCCAGCCATCCAGACGCTGCCCTTGCCTGGTTTGccaatttatcatttctttctttctttctttctttctttctttctttctttctttctttcattcaagattttatttatttattcatgagagacacagagagagaggcagtgacataggcagagagataagcgGTGCCCttcggggagcccagtgtgatcacgacctgagccaaaggcagatgttaaccactgaaccaccaaggtgccctatttgtcattgttttcaaggaaaagagttttgttttaaaatttttatttgtttgagagagagagagagagggatccctgggtggcgcagcggtttggcgcctgcctttggcccagggcgcgatcctggagacccgggatccaatcccacgtcgggctcccagtgcatggagcctgcttctccctcctcctgtgtctctgcctctctctctctatgtctatcataaataaataaatctttaaaaaaaaaatcagaggggaGAAGCCATGAACAAAGAAGCCAAGGGGCAGATCAAGAGGGCTATGGTCTCATGGGCAtcccccaacgtgggactcgatcccaggactccaggatcatgccctgggccaaaggcaggcgccaaaccactgggccacccagggatcccctgattttttttttttaattcacctctttttttttagattttatttatttattaatgagagacacacacggagagagagagagacagagacagagacacaggcagagggagaagcaggctccatgcagggagcctgactgtgggactcgatccagggtctccaggaccacgccccaggctgtaggccacgctaaaccgctgcgtcactggggctgccctgattttttttttaattaaagatttttagttttatttatttattcatgagagacacagagagagagagggagagacacaggcagagagagaagcaggctccatgcagggagcccaatgtgggaaccgattctgggactctaggatcacaccctgaaccaaaggcagacgctcaaccgctgagccacccaggcgtggcTCAGCCCTCTACCCAAcgtgggctcaaactcatgactctgattTCAACAGTCacaggctccactgactgagccacccaggtactcctccCCTCTGATTTTTGATATAACTCGTCCCAAACCTGCCCAGGCTGAGGACCAGGGCAGAGCCACCCTCCCAGAGAGAAGGCTGCTGTTTGTCCAGAGGGTTCTCATCCTCTTGAGCCTTTGGCGTTCTGCCCACCAGCTGATGAACGAGCCCAGGCCCTTCTCAAAGCTTCCCAGAGCATTGCTGCACCCCCGGCCCTTCCTCATGGCCTTCCCCTGCTGCCTCTTCCACCTGGCTTCTttctgcttcctggttcacactctcccttctctctgcccttgGAGTGTGCCCTGGGCAGCCGCCCTGAGGATCCCCCACCCCCTagcccatttcctcctcctctgtgtcaTTTGTGTTACTTTCCTGCCAGGATTTCATGAGCGAGGCCCACTGCTCTTGTCCTGCCATGTGGAACAGGCAGTGTAGCATAGCCACTCAGGGGACATGGGCCCTGGAGCAAGATGTCCTGGGCTCACATCCCAGCTTCACGGGCTACTAGTTATGTGAGTTCACACAAACGGGGTCTCCCACCccttggtgcctcagtttctccatataTAAAAGGAGAGCAAAATAGCACCTTCTTCACAGGTTCCATGTGAGAATAACAGATTCTGTGCTGCAGTCAGAATAGTGCATGGtccatagtaagtgctcagtaagaaATcaggtttgcttttgttttgtttactctcAAGTAGGGTTCCCTGGGACAGGCCCCAGACTGACATGGCTCTTCCTCAAGGTTCTCATCCCTTGCACTTCCTGGGATCAGCTTTCAGAGCAGGGATTCCTTTCCTGTTAACTCTGGGCAGGGGCAGTGTGGGATCAGGGTGGAGCCGGGTGCAGCCTTTTGACATCGCAGGGGCCAGCAGCATCCCCAGCACAGGATTGAGGAGAAAGTAGCCATGAGGGATCCGCTCATGGTTTTGGCTTCAAAGCAGCCAGGCTCTGCCCCACAGCACGGGACAccgaggagaggagagagaaccgTTTCAGAAGGGAAATTGGTGTTATCTGGGAAACGGCCCTCCTGCTCCACCTCCTTCGTGTGTTCCTGCAGTCTATTCTCCGGGCAGAAATGTCTGGAAAACAATGACTCATCTGCTGGACAGCCTCTGCACCCACCAAGGCCACACCTCTCACAGCCCTGAGCTGCCCCAGGAAGGACCCGGTATCCCCAGAGATCAGGCTGGGGCTGAGACTTCCCTGAAGTGGCTTCCTGTGGATGCTTGTTGTGTCTGTCTTCTGAGCCTAACTAGAACACAGGAGCAGGGGACCTACTCTCCCTGGATGCACAGGCTTCTCAGGTAGCATGGCCTTCAGGTGTGGCTAGATCCAGAGCCTTTGATGATGTCCTTGAGAATTTGTCTTTCCCTGTTGCTTGGCCCTGCTTTCCTCTGTTTGGCACCATTCACAGACTCCATGTGGGGACCAGACTGCTGCCAACAGCTCCAGACTTACATCATCCTTGCTGACTATAGTTCTCGTTCTGGAGTTTAGGggcaaacaaacaggaaaaaaacaaaaaaaaaaaaaaaaaaaaaaaagagagaatttcagGAATTAATTCCCAGGTACTCTGATTGCTTCACACATGCCTTTCCCTGAATCAGTCCCAGTGACCAGGGGTGGGTGGTGTTCAGTCCGGCCTGAGGTCATCAGGGCTGCTGAGAGCGCTGCTCCAGGCCTTGGGGACCAAGAGTTGAGAGTGGGTTGGTTGCCCAGGACAATGAGGGGAGTATTGCAGGAAAGGGAGGAGTGGATGCTGGATGGGTGGCGGGTATAAGAGATGCTCGCCTGGGCCTCAAAGATGTGCCACAGGAACCCTGGGGAGAGGGCATGTTGCTCTACTTTTGGGAATTTGGGAAAGCTTTACAAAGGAAAGGATGTTTGGAGCTGGGcattgaaggatgagtaggagtctGCCAAGTGGCAGCCTAGGGGCAGCGCAGAGCTTATGAAGCGGGTACAGGCAGAAGCCTGGATGGTTGCTCATGTGCCCTATCTCTGTGTCTAGCGACGGTCCTTTCTGTCGGATCTGCCATGAGGGAGCAAATGGGGAGAGCTTGCTTTCTCCATGTGGCTGCACGGGCACACTGGGTGCCGTGCACCAGAGCTGTCTGGAGAGGTGGCTTTCCTCATCCAACACCAGCTACTGTGAGCTGTGCCACACGGAGTTTGCAGTGGAGAAGCGGCCCCGGCCCCTCACAGAGGTATGCTTGGGAGCCTGGGCTTGGAGTGGGCGGAGGGGAggcaggctggggctggaggcGGAGTTTGCACTCTCTAGGGCAGACCTCCGGCTTCCCCCCATGGAAGATTCTGCTGATGGGGCTGGGGACCCACACCTGACAGACCTGGTGCCCCCTCCCCGTTTGGTCACCCCTGAAGCCGAGACCTGAAAAACGAGGAGCTGGCAATGCCAAGGGCCCCAACCTGGGGAAGGGCACaataagtgcaaaggccctgaggccaggAAGAGTTTGGTGTTCTTGAtgaagcctgggtggctggggtggAGCGAGTTACAGGAGGAAGAGGGTGGCCCAGAGGAGGCGGTGGCAGCTGTTCTGGGCTTTGTGGGCTGTGCCCAGGAGCTTAGACTTTAGTCTGAGCATGATGGGTCGGGACTGAGATGAGCATTCCCAGGCGTGGTGGCTACCACACTGCTCCCCGAGCACTGCTGGCAGCATGGATGCCCTCCAGACTCCCCCAGGCTTGGCTTCAAAGGGGCCAGCCAAGCGCTCCCCAGTGATGTCGCTGGGTGGAGAGGTGGGCAAGCTTCTGGAAAGGCCCCTGTTGTGCCTGGagcctgggctttttttttttttttttaagattttatttatttattcatgagaatacacagagaggagagagagaggggcagagacacaggcagagggagaagcaggctccatacagggagcctgatgtgggaatccatcctgggtctcaggatcacgccctgggctgaaggcggcgctaaaccactgagccaccagggctgccctggagcctgGGCTTTTAGGAGAACGGTAGATGGGAGAGGCAGCCCCTGCCTGCACCCCTCACCCTCCAGCTGCATGGGCCTCCCCCGCTGCTGTACCTTGTCCGAACACATGCACCCATATCAGGGCCCCACATATGCTGTTCTGCAGCGTGGGGTGCAGCCTTCCCCGTTCTTCACGTGGCTGCTTCTGCTCATTCGGTTCAGGTCACTGTCACCTGCCCAGCGAGGCCATTCCCTCCCTGACCATCCACCCTATTTCATCCCTCTTGCCCTAGCATGGGAGCTCTGGGAGGGCAGGGACCCTTCTGTTCCTTTTTGCCCATTTCTCTTGCCCCTTTGTCTGTGGTGGGCAGCGTAACACAGCAGCCACGGACCCACAGGCCCTGCGGCAAGACcccctgggttcaaattctggctctgcagATGACTAGTTGTGTGAGTTTGCACAAATGAGTCAGTCTGTGCCCTCGGTTTCccccatctgtacaatgggggcACTTAGTGGGGCCTGTGAGCTCATTGTAGGTTCAATAAGTatatgaaggaaggaaaggacagaggggGTGGCTGGCAGGAGGCTGGTCCTGCAGGGCCCGCCAATCAAGATGGGCATCTGTGGACGGAGGCGCCAGGCTTGGTGGTTCTGCACcccatccccaggccccaggctcatGGGAGGGAGGTATGAAGCCCACCTCAGCagttcctcccccaccccgcagTGGCTGAAGGACCCGGGGCCTCGGACAGAGAAGCGGACGCTGTGCTGTGACATGGTATGCTTCCTGTTCATCACGCCACTGGCTGCCATCTCGGGCTGGCTGTGCCTGCGCGGGGCCCAGGACCACCTTCGGCTCCACAGCCGGCTTGAGGCTGTGGGGCTCATCGCACTCACCATTGCCCTGTTCACCATCTACGTCCTCTGGACGCTGGTGAGTGGCTGCCAGCTGGAGGCATCTGGGGGTCTCTGGTTCAGAGCAGGCAGGCCAGGGGTTTGGGCAAAGGCTTAggagcctccctccctgcctctgcttctgcctgggTGGAAGCAATTCTCGGCATCTCATGGAGCTCCGGATTCTGAGCCCAACCAGGGTCGAGGGAAACCGTCAGTCAGATGTGAGCCTTGGCTCCCAGGATACGAGGGTACCTGTTGGCGGAGTTGAGTGTAGAGTCTGTCTGCCATCCACAAGCCCAGCAAGACCAGCTGGGAtcagggagagggagggtgggagggcgggaggaagagaaagagacgAGAAGActgggagagaaggagcaggaggatgagagagacaggcagacaggaagctgaagagatggagagggaaggcCTCTGGGATTGACTGGGGCCCAACTGGCGGGTGTGGTTCAGGCTTCTGGCAGCCATTGGAACCCTCGCCCAGAGAGGAGCACCCCCAGCCTCACCTCTTAGGTATAATCCCTGTTGTCTAGGTACGAGAATGTTCTCTCCTCAAAAAGTATTGGCATCcactagtgtttttttttctttaatgcaaACAGCATAAAACCATAGGTACTGCTTCATAGTCTGTTTGCTTTCACTCTGCTAatgtcctttaaagaaaaaggcagccacccaacagTCATTCATGGTCTGGATGTAccatatttatttaactaatccCTTTTGATGGGCACTGGGATTCTTTCCAATGtggcttttcttctccttccttccttcctttcttcctttttttttttcctgttacaaaCAGTGCTTTGAGTACCACCTGTGCAAATGCTTCTTGGAACGTGTTTGATCAAAGACTATGAACCATTGacattggttaaaaaaaattttttttaaggattttatttattcttgacagagaggcagagacataggcaagaggagaagcaggctccctgtggggagcctgatgtgggacttgatcccaggaccccggggtcatgccctgagccaaaagcagatgctcaaccgctgagccacccaggcattcctcccaccccaccaccaaATTGTTTTTATAGAGTTTATTAGGGCAGTTTCAGGCTCAGAGCAAAATTGAACAGAAGATAAAGAGAGCTCTCAGGATATCCTCCCCATACCCAGCCTCCTCCATTAGCAGCGTGGCGCAAGAGGGGCGCCTTCGTTACAATAGACATTTTACACTGACACATTATTATCATCCCAAGCCCCTGGTTTACACTGGGGTCCAGACTTGGTGCTGTACATTCTAGGGGGTTTGGACAGATAGATAATGAACGTATCCAGCATTATGGTGTCACACAGAGTAGTTCCACTGCCCTAAgaatcctctgtgctctcttcatccctgcctccccccaatCCCTGGCACCAGTGATCCTTGTATTGTCTGTCTTCATAGTTTCATCTTTACAGCATGTCAGGGAGTTGGAACCCTACAGTTTGTAACCTTTCAGACTGGGTCCTTTCACTTAGTAACATGCATTGGATgtccttccatgtcttttcatggctggagagctcatttcttttttagtgaCAAGTACTATTCCCTTGTCTGGATGTCCCACAGTTTGtccactcacctactgaaggacatcttcaTGGTGGCTTCTGAGTTTTGGCAAGTCTCTAGCCTACTGACAGACAGTGAAGCCTCTTGGAAGGGTCCAAGAGGCTGTAGCATTTCAGTCCCATcctgagagaaacagaaagggagCTCCTTGCTCCCTGCTGCAGACTCCTTCACTCTGCAGGGTCCCGAGTGCTGTTGGGTGGCTTTCCTGGGAGAGTGAATGGGTGTATGTACATGGTCTGTGTGAGAAATGTCTGAACACCCTCTGCTTCTGGAGGCATGAACCTGGCCCGGGTTTGGGCCACAACAGGTGCCACATGGGCTCAGGTTCCCTCCTGAGGGGGTAGAGACCAGCCGGCTAGTCTTCCTACCCACCCCCATGCTGCCCTGCAGGTCTCCTTCCGCTACCACTGCCAGCTGTACTCCGAGTGGAGAAGGACCAACCAGAAAGTACGCCTGAAGATCCGGGATGCAGATGGCTCTGAGGGCACCCAGCACTCCTCCCTGGCAGCTGGACTCCTGAAGAAGGTGGCAGAGGAGACCCCCGTGTGAAGGCCAGCGTAGCAGGGCCAGAGGCACCTGGCAATGCCCTGGTATTTGGAAGGACAAAACTGCCCGACCCTTCCTGCACGGCCAGAATGCTTTTTAGGCAAAGAGACACCAAGCGGAGCTGATTCTGTGATTCCCATGTGAAgatattttccacttgttttgCACACTGTTGTACACGAGGACAGATGGACATGGTCCTGAGCTTTGGACAGAGCAGGCACCCTGATCTCGTTCTGAGGTCCACCCGGCCCCTGGGGGCCAGCAGCCACGGCCATAGGTGAACCAGGGCGCCCATGGGGCTGGGAGGTTCTGCAAGCTTCTTGCGCTTCTCTGCACCTGGCAGGCTCGCTTTCCTGGCACCCTTGACTTTATAAAGTTGCACTGCGTTTCAAAAACCCACCCCGAATGAATAAAAGGAGCCCTTGCTGGACCAAACGGACTTGTTAGTTACATTTCTGAACCGAGGCCTCAGAGTGAGGCGCCTGAGACCTGACGGGAgtcaagttaaaaaaacaaaacaacaaccaccCAACCCTCAGCTGGTTTTGAGGGACCTGTGGCACAAGACAGGAAGAAGCAAAGCCCGAGTTTTCGAGCAAAGAGCAGGTGGCAGGGCAATATAATAAACGATTTCAAGTAAACACACGAAAGAAGAACGGTTTCCATTTACTTTGCACCTGGAGTAGGCCAGATATCCTGCTGGGCCCTCTGCCCTCCTAATCACTAATGTCCCTCCTTATTGAGGATTACCTGGTTCTGAGCCTTCACAGGTGTCCTCCCTCTGTTCATCCTCAGTCACAGGAAGGGCtgttagctccattttacagaggagactgaggctcagaacaGGGAAGCCTTTGTCTCTAGGAAGCAGAGTTTTGGGTTGACCCCCCAATCCACATGGCCTCAGTACTGAGCTCTGTCCCCTTCCAGGAGGCCTCAGGAAAAGAAGCAGAATATGGTCATGCTAGCAACAGCATCTATTTCTTGAGCTCCTTCTGAGCTTTGTGCATGTGAGGGTCCCCTGCACTGGGCCACAGTCACTACTCAGAGCAGATCCAAAAGAGGGGCTCTGGGGTTCTCTTGTTAATCCCGTTTGCAGGTGAGCAAACAGAGGCTCAGAACAGTGGGGGATGCTAGGCCCATCTCCAGTGGGCCTAGCACAGGGTCTTGTATGTTCTTTTCTGCATGGATGCCCATCTGGTATGTGGCtcacctagagagagagaaaatgcctTTCTGCCCTGGATGAAGAACAAGGGGAAGCCAGCCTGGCCACGGGGTGGAGGGACAGCTGAGAGTCAAGGCCTGGAGTCTGGGACCCATGTGGCCTGTGGGAGGAGCAGCATGGCAGATGAACCATGCTTGGAGCCCCGTGAccaaggggcagaggggcaggagagaggcagCTGGGAAGATGAGCAGACCTCTATGGGCTTCTGGTGGTCTGTAGAACAAGATCATACCCAGGGGCCTCAGCTCGGCTGGTGTTCAGGGCCCTTCTTACCCTCTGTGGCTTTTTACGCTACACAGACCTGGCACCTTTCTCTCTGGGGCCAACTTTGGAATGTATCCCTGGCGACATTGTAGAGGCCCCGGGATGTGCCATCATGAAAAGAGAAAGGTTTTTCCTCTGCAAatctcttttaacatttttttttttttttactttttaaaagattttatttattcacgagagacacacagagagaggcagagacacaggcagagggagaagcaggctccttgtggggagcctgatgtgggactcgatcccaggaccctgagatcatgacctgagctgaaacctggagctggacacttaaccgagGCCCTCTTCTAACACTTTTAATTACAGTGAGGAGAAAGTTGTAGGTTGGTGTGAGGCAGTCTTTAGTGCCCCTTAACCCTagcaaaagagagagcaagactttttttttttaatttttttttatttatgatagtcacacacagagagagaggcagagacataggcagagggagaaactggatTTCCACTTTAATAGCATCATCCTCTTATTTTTTACAGTAAGCTATAGCAAGTTTCCAAAATGTACTGTGAtgtaaagcaaaatataaaaacttatttctttaaaggaaaaaaaagtgtgtcaATTAAAGGACAGTGTGGTGAAAATCATAGTTTGGGAGACGGCAAAACCCAGGAATGTGGGCAGTGTTAAGGCAATCAGCCCATAGGAGCCTAGCCTGGAAGACTTTGTCTCCTCAACCAGGGCCTGCCTTGTCCCTGATTTCTGGTCACAGTCACTCTTGAAGGGACTGTCTTGGAGAGACAGGTGGCTTCTTGTCTCTGCTGTTTTGCATTTGGACTCATCTCCCTCATGCCAAGACCGGCGTGGCCTCTTCCATCATCTCTGAGCCTTCCTGAGCAAGGGAATTCAGAGGTCAGTGAGGCTCCTTCTGCCCTCAGAGATCCCTCCAGTCTAGGAGGGGTCTAAGGGAGAGGAAGGCAAGCTTAGATACCAGTGCAGCCCCAGGAGAAGAGCTGGTGTGTACAGGGGATTTTAGTAGAGCAGAAGTGGTGTAGTAGGAGGAAGGCCTTGAAGATGGTTGATAGAAGGGATTTCTAGGAGATGGGTAAATTTGAGGAATACATGGGAATGGGGCCTGGTCTCCGTGTCAGGCTGGGCTACTGGATTTCCTCTCTGGGCCTGGAATTCTCAGCCAGGATCAGAATCACCAGGCCAAATCAAGCAGCTGGGAGGGTGTGGCAGATGAGCTATTACCCCCAGAACTTGATATATAGCCATTCCGTGAGAGGGGGGTAAAGAAAACTTCCCCTTTATAAGCATAGAGTTCGATGTTTGGGTGGGAACTTCTGCAAGATCTAGTGAAGCATTTCAAAGTTTGGGAGATATTgaagtgggggtggtggtggtgctgtgGGGAAAGGGAGCTTGAAGCCTCTAAACACTTTCCTCAGCTTTGGCTCCTTCCAGGCCAACGTGGTTGCCCCAAGACACAAACTATAACAGCCCTTGAAAACCTGTTTTTGGACAGGGCCAAGTCTTCAGGACAAAGGGATCcaggggcaggcagcaggggaCCCCAGGTAAGGTTAATGGGCTCTCCTGGCCTTGTGACTCATTTCTTCTATCATGTTGGAATTCTTGCTTGTTCATTCACTCAAGAAACATCCGTGAGTCCCTAGCTACATGTTTCAGCTGTTGGTTAGCAGGTTCAGTGGGAGGGACTTAGGCTGTGAGCTCTGCACCCAGGAGCTCCCAACCCGTGGGGAGACAGGCCAGAGCCCAGGTGTCCTTGGTGCATGATGATACTCGCTCAGGGAGAGAGCATTTTGCACAGCAGTCCTGCCTGGCCCGGCCTGAGTCCTACCCTCCTCCTTTATATTCTAGTAAACAAAACTTCTGCTGCCTGTCTGCCAGCTCTGACTACAGGAAGCTGGGAGTGAGCAGCTCCGCGTCGGGAGGTGGGGAGGTGCCTCCCTTCTCCGACTTAgagagcgggggcggggggggggcagtatCCAGTCGGTGCCTAACGCAAATCCGATGCGGTAATGAATGAATAACAGCTGCCGGTGTGCGCATGCGCGCATGCGCGCGGCGGGGGCGTGCCCCGGAGCAGGGGCGTGGCCCCGTGGCGGGAGGGGGACGAGGCgggagcgggcggcggcgcgcgcAGGCGTTACTGGTCG
Protein-coding regions in this window:
- the MARCHF2 gene encoding E3 ubiquitin-protein ligase MARCHF2 translates to MTTGDCCHLPGSLCDCSGSPVFSKVVEATGLGPPQYVAQVTSRDGRLLSTVIRALDTSSDGPFCRICHEGANGESLLSPCGCTGTLGAVHQSCLERWLSSSNTSYCELCHTEFAVEKRPRPLTEWLKDPGPRTEKRTLCCDMVCFLFITPLAAISGWLCLRGAQDHLRLHSRLEAVGLIALTIALFTIYVLWTLVSFRYHCQLYSEWRRTNQKVRLKIRDADGSEGTQHSSLAAGLLKKVAEETPV